The following coding sequences lie in one Candidatus Nitrospira allomarina genomic window:
- a CDS encoding acyl carrier protein, translating to MLSYSDILSQLFDTLKPFTKQGFRLKESTELVAELGLDSLQVMQVLLKIEDHFDISIPLNNLPNIRTVQDLGEEIEKLLKG from the coding sequence ATGTTGAGTTATTCCGACATCCTTTCCCAACTGTTCGACACTCTCAAGCCTTTTACCAAACAGGGCTTTCGGTTAAAAGAATCAACCGAGCTGGTCGCAGAACTGGGATTGGATTCTTTACAAGTTATGCAAGTCCTTTTAAAAATCGAAGATCATTTTGATATTTCCATCCCCCTGAACAATCTTCCCAATATCCGAACAGTCCAGGACCTTGGGGAAGAGATTGAGAAGTTGCTGAAAGGGTAA
- a CDS encoding phosphocholine cytidylyltransferase family protein, giving the protein MKAVILSAGQGKRLLPHTADKPKCTVPVNGLPIVKRQIQALLRAGIDSIHIVVGFGAEKVEALLTDEMASGSVRTIYNPFFAMADNLMSCWAARNDMSQDFLLINGDTLFESAVLDGLLQAPSNPITLVTDEKIRYDADDMKVIVHGSQLDRIGKTLTIEQVNGESIGMIRFQGNGPKIFLSTLDQRIRKPEALKQWYLSLIDELAQQGHVSTFCIKGLKWAEIDNPSDLEQAERLFKN; this is encoded by the coding sequence ATGAAAGCCGTAATATTAAGTGCTGGCCAGGGAAAACGGTTACTCCCGCACACAGCCGATAAACCCAAATGTACCGTTCCCGTCAATGGACTACCCATTGTGAAACGGCAAATCCAAGCACTCCTTCGCGCAGGAATCGATTCCATTCACATTGTGGTCGGGTTTGGGGCTGAAAAGGTTGAAGCTCTTCTAACCGACGAAATGGCCTCTGGCTCTGTCCGCACCATCTATAATCCATTTTTTGCGATGGCAGATAATTTGATGAGTTGTTGGGCGGCTCGGAACGACATGAGTCAGGATTTCCTTTTAATAAATGGGGATACCCTATTTGAATCAGCCGTTCTTGATGGGCTGTTGCAGGCTCCCTCTAATCCCATCACCTTAGTGACCGATGAGAAAATTCGCTACGATGCTGACGACATGAAAGTCATCGTACATGGCTCACAATTGGATCGAATTGGCAAAACCCTGACCATCGAACAGGTGAACGGAGAGTCCATCGGGATGATACGATTTCAGGGCAATGGACCTAAAATCTTTCTTTCCACGTTAGACCAACGAATTCGCAAACCGGAGGCACTCAAGCAATGGTATTTATCACTCATCGACGAATTAGCCCAACAGGGTCATGTGTCGACCTTTTGCATCAAAGGGTTGAAGTGGGCTGAGATCGACAATCCTTCTGATTTAGAACAGGCGGAACGTCTATTCAAAAATTAG
- a CDS encoding nucleotidyltransferase family protein yields the protein MGLERQAVTALVLAGARTGRDPVARMAGVANKVLAQVGGEPMISRVLEALAQSDGVGKRILCGPSWETVQDNSFLEKLIASGAVQWVEPAQGPSLSVARFLNEHPQEFPVLVTTADHALLTPEMVDYFLREAQEKQMDVAVGLVPYSLVVASYPQSKRTVTRLTGGGFCGCNLFVLCTPKAKRMVEFWSRIERERKHPLRLIRTLGGLALVRYVLGWLSLAEALRRLGQMLNLHVQEVLLPFPEAAIDVDTPEDLSLAEEILAKRQETL from the coding sequence ATGGGGCTTGAACGCCAAGCTGTCACGGCTCTGGTATTGGCTGGTGCCAGAACCGGTCGAGACCCAGTGGCCCGGATGGCAGGGGTAGCCAATAAGGTTTTGGCGCAGGTTGGTGGGGAACCTATGATTTCCCGTGTATTAGAGGCCTTAGCCCAATCGGACGGAGTGGGAAAAAGAATATTATGCGGGCCATCCTGGGAAACGGTGCAAGATAATTCGTTTTTAGAGAAATTGATTGCGTCAGGAGCGGTCCAGTGGGTGGAACCTGCACAAGGTCCGAGTCTCAGCGTTGCGAGGTTTCTAAATGAACATCCTCAGGAATTCCCTGTCCTGGTCACGACGGCGGACCATGCCCTGTTAACACCGGAGATGGTTGATTATTTTTTGCGTGAAGCCCAGGAAAAGCAAATGGATGTGGCCGTAGGTCTGGTGCCCTATTCCCTGGTAGTGGCGTCTTATCCTCAATCCAAGCGAACAGTCACTCGACTGACGGGAGGAGGGTTCTGTGGATGCAATTTATTTGTCCTCTGTACACCAAAGGCTAAGCGAATGGTGGAGTTCTGGAGCCGGATTGAGCGTGAGCGTAAGCATCCCCTTCGCCTGATTCGAACGCTTGGTGGGCTGGCCCTCGTTCGCTATGTGCTTGGTTGGTTATCCCTTGCAGAAGCTCTAAGACGGCTGGGGCAAATGCTCAATCTTCATGTGCAAGAAGTGCTGCTTCCGTTTCCTGAAGCGGCCATCGATGTGGATACTCCTGAAGATCTTTCCTTAGCGGAAGAAATCTTGGCGAAACGACAAGAAACCCTCTAG
- a CDS encoding sterol desaturase family protein translates to MLTSQWYREKYLLDRMTFRDLRRAYILYPSIQMYAVLLACSIIGAFVIFPYFPVSPLRVAGSIVGTLVAYPFVEYAVHRFILHGRYLYRSPWTAALWKRIHYDHHQDPNDLRVLFGAGSTTLPTIVVATFPIGMSLGGWVGAALSFATGLACFMVYELCHCMQHLRVSPKNKFLRRVKRHHLLHHFHNEKGNFGITSLFCDRIFGSEYGNAEDVAFSQTVSNLGYADQERSHYPWVAQLSEQKP, encoded by the coding sequence GTGTTAACCAGTCAATGGTATCGTGAAAAGTATCTCCTTGATCGCATGACATTTCGGGATCTAAGGAGGGCGTATATTCTATACCCGAGTATTCAAATGTATGCGGTGTTATTGGCTTGTAGTATTATCGGGGCCTTCGTAATTTTCCCTTATTTCCCTGTTTCTCCATTGCGTGTGGCAGGAAGTATCGTGGGGACTCTGGTGGCTTACCCATTCGTGGAATATGCTGTACATCGGTTTATTTTACATGGGCGATATCTCTATCGCTCGCCATGGACGGCAGCTTTGTGGAAACGAATTCACTATGATCACCATCAAGATCCCAATGATTTGCGGGTGTTGTTTGGAGCAGGTTCAACCACCCTGCCGACGATTGTTGTGGCCACCTTCCCCATTGGAATGAGTCTTGGGGGGTGGGTGGGGGCTGCTCTGTCTTTTGCGACAGGATTGGCGTGTTTTATGGTGTATGAACTCTGTCATTGCATGCAGCATTTACGTGTGAGTCCTAAAAATAAATTTTTACGGCGGGTGAAGCGACATCATTTACTGCATCATTTTCATAATGAAAAAGGAAACTTTGGCATCACGAGTCTGTTCTGTGATCGGATATTCGGAAGTGAGTATGGGAATGCCGAAGACGTGGCCTTCAGTCAGACTGTTTCCAACCTGGGCTATGCGGATCAGGAACGATCCCACTATCCGTGGGTGGCCCAACTATCCGAACAGAAGCCATAA
- a CDS encoding GNAT family N-acetyltransferase yields the protein MIRVEPVADRAALKEFIRLPWKLYNSDPHWIPPLWLERLHTFSPKNPYFQHARWQCWLAYRGQEPVGRICAQIDDLHLGKYQDQTGFFGLLEAEEEDSVFQTLFQAAETWLQTQGMTNVRGPFNLSINQECGLLVDGFDSPPMIMMGHARPYYAQFVERNAYKKAQDLLAYRIGIHFSFPPGVSLFLKKAKTSMRIRPLRRVHLKEDLAIIKDIFEEAWSDNWGFLPFTDAEFAEVGQQLKLLVEDDFVQIAEIDGEPTAMLVAFPNIHEVIRDLNGQVFPWGWLKILWRVKATYPRSARVALMGVRKRFQSSPMGAAMAYGLIEAVREAGLRKNIQQIETSWILEGNKRMRHILESLGAEPYKTYRIYEKHLQ from the coding sequence TTGATTCGTGTTGAACCGGTTGCCGACCGGGCCGCCCTTAAAGAATTTATTCGTCTTCCCTGGAAATTGTACAACTCAGATCCTCATTGGATTCCACCTTTATGGCTTGAGCGGCTTCATACTTTTTCCCCCAAAAATCCATATTTTCAGCATGCTCGTTGGCAATGTTGGCTAGCCTATCGTGGGCAGGAACCTGTTGGGCGTATCTGTGCTCAGATCGACGACCTGCATCTCGGCAAGTATCAGGATCAGACGGGGTTTTTTGGCTTGCTTGAAGCAGAGGAGGAGGACAGTGTCTTTCAGACGTTGTTCCAGGCTGCCGAAACCTGGCTTCAGACTCAGGGGATGACAAATGTTCGGGGGCCGTTTAATTTGTCCATCAATCAGGAATGTGGTTTGTTGGTCGATGGATTTGATTCACCGCCCATGATTATGATGGGCCATGCCAGACCTTACTACGCGCAATTTGTTGAACGAAATGCCTATAAAAAGGCCCAAGACCTTCTAGCCTATCGGATTGGAATACATTTTAGTTTTCCTCCTGGAGTATCCCTGTTTCTCAAAAAAGCGAAAACTTCAATGCGCATTCGTCCGTTACGGCGGGTGCATCTGAAAGAGGATTTGGCGATTATCAAGGATATATTCGAAGAGGCCTGGTCAGACAATTGGGGGTTTCTTCCATTTACCGATGCCGAATTTGCCGAGGTCGGTCAGCAGCTTAAGCTTTTGGTCGAGGATGATTTTGTGCAGATCGCTGAAATCGATGGAGAGCCAACGGCGATGTTGGTTGCCTTTCCCAATATTCATGAAGTCATTCGAGATCTCAATGGGCAGGTGTTCCCCTGGGGGTGGCTAAAAATCTTATGGCGGGTGAAAGCCACCTATCCCCGGTCGGCTCGGGTTGCCTTAATGGGAGTGCGTAAACGATTCCAATCCAGTCCCATGGGGGCGGCGATGGCCTATGGGTTGATTGAAGCTGTGAGGGAAGCCGGCCTTCGTAAAAATATCCAGCAGATCGAAACCTCCTGGATTTTGGAAGGGAATAAACGCATGCGTCACATCCTGGAATCACTCGGAGCCGAACCATACAAGACCTATAGAATTTATGAGAAGCATCTTCAATGA
- a CDS encoding fatty acyl-AMP ligase, with protein sequence MNATPTHHQLKLKHGNFSTLSEALDYAAAGETGCNFYSGRGKLTHVLTYADLKQQAQNLARRLNGLALSRGSRVALIADTTPDFIRFFFACQYAGLIPVPLPISLHLGGHQAYVTQLRRLLDSCQASIAMAPEGFLPFLEEAATGLNLVLIGGPETFASLEEIQGPLSPLEPQELAYIQYTSGSTRWPRGVEVTQAAVMTNLSGIIQHGLQVQSGDRCVSWLPFYHDMGLVGFVLGPIASQLSVDYLSTRDFAMRPRQWLNLMTKSRATISFSPSFGYELCVRRLGEDFNEHYDLSSWRIAGAGAETIRADSLSRFAKTLKTSGFKPEAFLACYGMAECSLAISFAPLNKGLEVDRVDANQLSHNRLAMPFVPFSADEEQARCSKFVNCGVPLPGYEVEIRNMSGEVVKERESGIIFVRGASTMTGYFNDPILTQEVLSTDGWLNTGDIGYWVENSLVIIGRSKDMIIINGRNIWPQDLEFMAEQQAEVRPGDSSAFSVSTPDGHEIAIMVVQCREMDNKKREDLVQRLRSLVHKELSIPCYIELIPPRTLPRTSSGKLSRSRAKADFLTRIQWEEVTTHLSTTARSA encoded by the coding sequence ATGAACGCTACACCAACTCATCACCAACTCAAACTAAAACATGGGAACTTCTCCACTCTTTCAGAAGCCCTTGACTATGCAGCTGCAGGAGAAACCGGCTGTAATTTTTATTCAGGGAGGGGCAAACTCACCCACGTCCTGACATATGCCGATCTGAAACAACAGGCGCAAAATCTTGCTAGAAGATTGAATGGATTGGCATTATCACGAGGGTCTCGGGTAGCTCTGATTGCTGATACCACCCCAGATTTCATTCGATTCTTTTTTGCCTGTCAGTATGCGGGACTGATTCCAGTTCCTCTCCCGATTTCATTGCACTTAGGGGGGCATCAGGCATACGTTACCCAACTTAGACGGCTGCTCGATAGCTGCCAAGCCTCTATTGCCATGGCACCTGAAGGCTTCTTGCCTTTTTTGGAAGAAGCTGCAACCGGGTTGAACCTGGTCCTCATTGGAGGTCCGGAAACGTTTGCGTCGCTAGAAGAAATACAAGGTCCCCTCAGCCCACTTGAGCCTCAAGAATTAGCCTATATTCAATACACTTCCGGCAGCACCCGTTGGCCCAGAGGTGTCGAGGTCACTCAAGCGGCCGTGATGACCAATCTTTCCGGAATCATTCAGCATGGCTTACAAGTTCAATCTGGCGATCGTTGCGTCTCCTGGCTTCCCTTCTACCATGATATGGGGTTGGTCGGATTCGTTCTTGGTCCAATCGCTTCCCAGCTTTCTGTTGATTATTTGAGCACACGCGATTTTGCCATGCGACCGCGTCAGTGGCTGAATTTAATGACGAAGAGTCGGGCGACAATTTCATTCAGCCCCTCTTTTGGATACGAGCTCTGCGTGCGAAGACTGGGCGAAGACTTTAATGAACACTATGATCTCAGCTCTTGGCGAATTGCCGGTGCCGGAGCAGAAACCATTCGTGCCGATAGCCTCTCACGTTTTGCCAAAACTCTGAAGACAAGCGGGTTTAAACCTGAAGCATTTCTGGCCTGCTATGGGATGGCTGAATGCTCTTTGGCAATCAGCTTTGCTCCCTTGAACAAAGGCCTCGAGGTCGACAGAGTTGACGCAAATCAGCTTTCCCATAACAGGCTAGCCATGCCATTTGTTCCATTCTCGGCTGATGAGGAGCAGGCTCGATGCAGCAAATTTGTAAATTGCGGAGTTCCTCTACCCGGATATGAAGTCGAAATTCGAAATATGTCGGGAGAGGTCGTTAAAGAACGAGAAAGTGGAATTATTTTTGTTCGTGGGGCAAGCACCATGACGGGATACTTCAATGATCCCATCCTGACCCAGGAGGTGCTTTCCACTGATGGCTGGCTCAATACGGGCGACATCGGCTATTGGGTCGAAAACAGCCTCGTCATTATTGGTCGTTCGAAAGATATGATTATCATTAATGGCCGAAATATCTGGCCTCAGGACTTAGAATTCATGGCAGAGCAACAGGCGGAAGTCCGACCAGGTGATTCCTCCGCTTTTTCCGTTTCCACGCCAGACGGCCATGAGATCGCGATCATGGTGGTTCAATGTCGGGAAATGGATAACAAAAAACGAGAAGACTTGGTTCAGCGCCTACGATCCTTAGTGCATAAAGAGTTGTCTATTCCTTGCTACATTGAACTTATCCCACCAAGGACACTTCCGCGGACGTCATCTGGAAAACTCTCTCGATCCCGTGCCAAAGCGGACTTCCTCACCCGCATTCAGTGGGAAGAGGTAACTACACACTTGTCTACCACCGCTAGGTCTGCCTAA
- the lptG gene encoding LPS export ABC transporter permease LptG, whose protein sequence is MKILNRYLAVSLLKGYFPVLAIFLAVFSLIVFVEELDDVGKGRYTFWSAGEFLLLTLPTRLVFLAPFVALLGSIMALGSLANGRELIAMQAAGVSPYQIAGAVMKVGAYFILLVGFLEEVVNPPLDQEAYFKRSMALSDSGAYKGKQGFWFREGRRFIRIHQIRYGESPQGLDIFEFNDAGHLDFYMHAQEAEIVNSQKWILRNIKKQVIHGYSVSQEQMESLEWDSPLKQNEVRLLTLPSSTLAPSELYQYMEILKRKKQNFLRYELSFWDKIFMPLNTGLMILVAIPFVFGPLRMSAAGKRVFIGSLVGLGYYLMMEISKHVGILFGASPLLTTAAPFLLLSLVTFVLWRRYLN, encoded by the coding sequence ATGAAAATTCTCAATCGGTATCTGGCGGTCAGTTTACTGAAAGGGTATTTTCCTGTGCTGGCCATATTTTTGGCGGTCTTCAGTTTAATCGTATTTGTTGAAGAGCTGGATGACGTGGGTAAGGGGCGCTATACCTTTTGGAGCGCTGGTGAGTTTTTATTGCTGACTCTGCCAACCCGGTTGGTGTTTCTCGCGCCGTTTGTGGCGTTGTTAGGGAGTATTATGGCCTTAGGGAGCCTTGCCAATGGCCGGGAGCTCATCGCGATGCAGGCCGCTGGAGTTTCTCCCTACCAAATTGCCGGGGCAGTGATGAAGGTTGGAGCATATTTCATTTTACTCGTGGGCTTTCTTGAAGAGGTTGTCAATCCCCCCCTGGACCAGGAGGCCTATTTTAAGCGATCAATGGCATTGTCGGATTCTGGAGCATATAAGGGAAAGCAGGGCTTCTGGTTTCGTGAGGGAAGACGCTTTATCAGGATTCATCAGATTCGCTACGGAGAGAGTCCCCAAGGCCTTGATATTTTTGAATTTAATGATGCCGGACATTTGGATTTCTATATGCATGCTCAAGAGGCAGAAATTGTCAATTCTCAGAAATGGATTCTGAGAAATATCAAAAAGCAGGTCATTCACGGATATAGTGTTTCCCAGGAGCAGATGGAGAGTCTGGAATGGGACTCTCCGCTTAAACAGAATGAAGTCCGGTTATTGACTCTTCCTTCTTCCACATTGGCCCCTTCCGAGCTTTACCAATACATGGAAATCTTAAAACGAAAAAAGCAAAATTTTCTGAGATATGAGTTAAGCTTTTGGGACAAAATTTTTATGCCCTTGAATACCGGGCTTATGATCTTGGTGGCCATCCCGTTTGTTTTCGGTCCCTTGCGAATGTCTGCAGCGGGAAAGAGGGTATTCATTGGATCCCTGGTCGGTCTGGGGTATTATTTGATGATGGAAATTTCTAAGCATGTTGGAATTCTGTTCGGAGCCTCTCCTCTATTGACCACGGCCGCTCCCTTCCTCCTGTTGTCTCTTGTCACTTTTGTGTTGTGGCGGCGTTATCTCAATTGA
- the lptF gene encoding LPS export ABC transporter permease LptF, protein MLVKYLIREVLKPSAVVCGLLVALFAGYSWVTFLAKAVNALLPANMILTLIALKVGIALEVLIPISLYFGVILGFGRLYTDSEMKAFMACGVNPYRILLTVFSLSCLVAVLVSIFSLYLRPLAYEEIYRLKDEGEAGFRLSNLDAGHFYERRNGSLVFFAEDIDERHQKLSEVFVQSEHGETLQVFSAKTAQEQLDPQSGISIPVLFDGFEYKLTREGEIKHISSFSRMAIYPRELVAEYKRKAESTGNLLKSNSRKDITELQWRFLAPFSAILMGLLGVPLSRASPRQGRYAKIFTATVIFSVYYFTGLMVRNLVEQGMLPIIPGLWSIVIVLGALLAYWLAPSRFTRGMS, encoded by the coding sequence ATGTTGGTCAAATATTTAATTCGCGAAGTCCTGAAGCCATCAGCCGTGGTCTGTGGACTTTTGGTGGCGTTATTTGCCGGATATAGTTGGGTCACATTTTTAGCCAAAGCCGTCAATGCCCTGTTGCCGGCCAATATGATTCTCACGTTAATTGCCTTAAAAGTGGGAATCGCGCTTGAAGTCCTCATTCCCATTTCGTTGTATTTCGGCGTTATTTTGGGATTTGGCCGATTATATACCGACTCTGAAATGAAAGCCTTTATGGCGTGTGGTGTCAATCCATACCGGATCCTCCTTACGGTTTTTTCCCTTTCCTGTTTGGTGGCCGTCCTTGTCAGCATCTTTTCTTTATATTTGCGTCCATTGGCTTATGAAGAAATCTATCGATTAAAAGATGAAGGAGAGGCTGGATTTCGTTTGAGCAATTTGGATGCCGGGCACTTTTATGAACGACGTAATGGATCTTTGGTTTTTTTCGCAGAGGATATTGATGAACGTCACCAAAAATTAAGTGAGGTGTTTGTTCAAAGTGAACATGGAGAGACGTTGCAAGTCTTTTCAGCAAAGACAGCTCAAGAGCAACTTGATCCCCAAAGTGGCATCTCGATTCCTGTTCTCTTTGATGGATTCGAATATAAACTGACAAGGGAGGGGGAGATCAAGCACATTTCTAGTTTTTCACGGATGGCGATTTATCCTCGGGAGCTTGTCGCGGAGTATAAACGTAAGGCCGAATCCACGGGAAATTTATTAAAATCTAATTCTCGCAAGGATATCACAGAACTGCAATGGAGGTTTTTAGCCCCTTTTTCGGCCATTCTCATGGGGCTGCTGGGAGTGCCGTTGAGTCGGGCTTCACCGAGGCAGGGCAGATACGCCAAAATTTTCACAGCGACGGTAATTTTTTCAGTCTATTACTTTACGGGGCTGATGGTGAGAAATCTTGTTGAGCAGGGCATGCTCCCCATTATTCCGGGACTTTGGTCGATTGTTATTGTCTTAGGAGCCTTATTGGCATATTGGTTGGCGCCCTCGCGATTCACCCGGGGCATGTCCTAA
- a CDS encoding NAD-dependent epimerase/dehydratase family protein produces the protein MRTTVALTGASGFIGGVIAQHLRMGGWHVRGLARSPRQAQQLENLGITPVQGQLGDPASLLTLVKDSVGVIHCAGAIRGVSREDFFPTNVMGVSNLVQACLAQSSLPRFVLLSSLAAREPSLSPYAWSKHEGESVLIREAGLLKWSIFRPPAVYGPKDRALLPLFTLLRKGIGVQLGPSHAKFSLIHVEDLANAILHWLKMGDPPFQTFEIDDGFPGGYSWEDIFRLSNPRLRLCLAIPPSLLQVGGKINEISSRLFGYSPLFTPGKVAELLHPNWVCHSSHATQTLGWRPQISLKEGLRRLFTSDRLMPFHRN, from the coding sequence ATGCGCACTACCGTTGCCCTAACCGGGGCTTCCGGTTTCATTGGGGGAGTCATCGCACAACATTTAAGGATGGGTGGATGGCATGTGCGTGGACTCGCGCGCTCTCCCCGCCAGGCTCAACAGCTCGAGAACCTGGGAATCACACCGGTCCAAGGCCAATTGGGAGATCCTGCCAGCCTGTTAACCCTAGTCAAAGACTCGGTTGGTGTCATTCACTGCGCAGGAGCGATTCGTGGTGTGAGTCGAGAAGACTTCTTTCCGACCAACGTGATGGGAGTCTCTAACCTAGTTCAGGCCTGCCTTGCACAGTCCTCTCTTCCTCGGTTTGTTCTCCTCTCATCTCTCGCTGCTCGTGAGCCATCACTCTCACCATATGCATGGAGTAAACATGAAGGTGAATCTGTTTTAATCCGTGAGGCGGGGTTACTGAAGTGGAGTATTTTTCGTCCACCTGCCGTCTATGGACCAAAGGACCGTGCGCTACTCCCTCTTTTTACCTTGTTACGCAAAGGGATTGGGGTTCAACTTGGGCCCTCCCACGCCAAATTTTCCTTAATTCATGTCGAGGATCTCGCCAACGCTATTCTTCATTGGCTAAAAATGGGAGACCCACCCTTTCAGACCTTTGAGATTGATGATGGCTTCCCTGGAGGATATTCCTGGGAGGATATTTTTCGTCTTTCCAACCCTCGCCTTCGGCTGTGCTTGGCTATTCCACCAAGTCTGTTACAAGTGGGAGGGAAAATTAATGAAATAAGTTCCCGCCTCTTTGGGTATTCTCCCCTTTTCACCCCCGGGAAGGTTGCTGAACTCCTCCACCCAAATTGGGTCTGTCATAGTTCTCACGCAACGCAGACCCTTGGCTGGAGGCCGCAAATCAGCCTCAAAGAAGGCTTGCGTCGGTTGTTCACATCGGATAGGCTCATGCCATTCCATAGGAATTAG
- a CDS encoding HIT family protein, with product MNTTMKKFGYPNTCLKEFSHWVVLLRPQQVTLGSLVLICREEATAFSQISAEAYTELPKIIREIETSVSRTFAYSKINYLMLMMVDPEVHFHVIPRYDTPRLFSQQQFLDHGWPGPPLLKNANDISEEVYQNLLSHLKNSWIHEPAS from the coding sequence ATGAACACCACGATGAAAAAATTTGGGTATCCTAACACCTGCCTCAAAGAGTTTTCCCATTGGGTTGTGCTCTTACGCCCCCAACAGGTAACCCTTGGCTCACTGGTCTTAATTTGTCGAGAGGAAGCTACCGCATTTTCCCAAATTAGTGCGGAGGCCTATACAGAACTGCCAAAGATCATACGTGAGATTGAGACAAGTGTCTCACGCACATTTGCCTATAGCAAAATAAATTACCTCATGTTGATGATGGTTGACCCAGAGGTTCATTTTCATGTCATTCCCCGATATGACACACCTCGATTATTTTCTCAACAGCAATTTCTTGACCACGGATGGCCGGGGCCACCACTTCTTAAAAATGCGAATGACATATCGGAAGAGGTATACCAAAACCTTTTAAGTCATCTAAAAAATAGCTGGATTCATGAGCCTGCAAGCTAG